TAATTTTTGCCAGAGATGGACCGTTTGCGTTTTTTCATTCCACTTATCCGTTTTATTACTTTTTGCCGGTAGCTTATCTGTTTGTGCGCAGGGGGGAAATGCCTTGCGACAAACAGGCTACCAAACTGGATCATGCCTGGTTTGGAAAAGAAGTGTTTGCTGCACACTTATATAGATAATGATATTGAACAGTAGTTATATGAACTTCGAAAAGAGAAAAAAGGTATTGCAGCAGGCACACGAAGAGCTGGCAGAACGGCTTAATTTAATGGAAACACCGGGCAATGGTATTTACGACAGGTATACTTATCCTGTACTAACGGCAGCGCATACACCCTTATGCTGGCGGTATGATTTCAGGCAGCAGCATAATCCTTTCCTGATGGAGCGTTTCGGTATCAACGGCATATTTAATGCGGGCGCTATCCGGCTCAATGGCAAATATATGCTGGTAGCGCGGGTGGAAGGGGCCGACCGGAAATCGTTTTTTGCGGTGGCGGAGAGTGAAAATGGAATCGACAATTTCCGTTTTCATGAACGGCCTGTTACCATGCCGGAAACGGCGGACCCGGATACCAACATTTATGATATGCGGGTGGTACAGCATGAAGATGGCTGGATCTATGGATTGTTTTGCACTGAACGGCGGGACCCTGCGGCCAGCGCGGCAGACCAGTCGGCCGCTGTGGCGCAATGCGGCATCGCCCGCACCCGCGACCTGGTAAAGTGGGAACGCCTGCCGGACCTGCAAACACCTTCCGCACAGCAGCGTAATGTGGTATTGCATCCTGAGTTTGTAAACGGCAAGTACGCTTTTTATACCCGTCCCCAAGATGGTTTTATCAACACCGGCAGCGGCGGCGGCATTGGGTTTGGACTGGCCGATTCCATGGAAGCAGCCGTAGTAAAAACGGAAAATGTAATCGATGGCAAAGTATATCATACCGTGTATGAAGCCAAGAATGGCCTGGGACCTGCGCCTGTTAAAACAGCCAAAGGTTGGTTGCATCTGGCGCATGGTGTGCGCAACACCGCTGCCGGCCTGCGTTACGTGCTGTACCTGTTTATGACCGACCTGCATGATATCACTAAAGTAATTTATAAACCCGCGGGCTATTTTATGGCGCCGGAAGGAGATGAACGGGTAGGCGATGTATCCAATGTGCTTTTCAGCAATGGCTGGATTGCTGATGAAGACGGGCGGGTGTTTATTTACTATGCTTCTTCAGATACACGCATGCATGTTGCTACGACTACAATAGACCGCCTGGTTGACTATATTATTAACACCGCCCCTGATGGTGGGCGTTCTGCTACATCCGTACAGGAGATTAACAGGATTATAGGAAATAATAACACGTTGTGAACCCGAAAAAGGATTGGTTCAAACCAATCCTTTTGACATTTTTTTACGCTCATTAACGGTCTGTTATAGTATGTACACTATACACGAACCGCCCTGTTTAAGCCACTTTCCCGCTAAAAATACTCACTAATAGGTATATGAAGGAATACTGCATTCATTTATCTTTGTTCCCTGATTTACAATAATCCGATACTATTTCATTTTATATAGCATTTGTCCACCCGGTATTTTTAATACTGTTCCGTAGACCAACATTTTTTTTACCCCCAAAAAAGGGTCTCATTCATCAGGAATGGGACCCTTCCTGTTTTTTGTATACATTTGTTCTTCGAGCGCATTAATATCAGCCACTATTCAGATTATTTCCTATACATTTTTATAGCAGGACATGAGCATGTATTCCCTATTATCAGATCCCGTTGGGCTGGAGGGCAAATTAAAGGCCCTGCAAGCAATAGACGGAGAGTTACCGGCAGTTGTGATTGTAATGAATGTGGAGAAGGATTTTGTTGAGTATATGTCACCACGGGGCCTTGAGCAGCTTAATATTTCCCTGGACGCCCTGAAGGCAATGGGACACGGTTATTACGATACTTATTTCAATCCGCATGATGTGGCAGACTATCTGCCCAAAATAACTGCGATGCTGGGATCTCCCATTGATAAAGAAGTCATCGTTACTTTTTTTCAACAGGTGAGGTTATCACCTGAGCGCGATTGGGTTTGGCACCTGGGTACCACCCGGGTATTTATGCGTAATGACGCGGGGATTCCTACCCATGTTATTACCTGTGCTGTTCCCATAGATCCTCTGCACCACGTTACCAGTAAGGTAAACAGGCTGTTGGAAGAGAATAATTTCCTTCGCCGCAACCAGCATATTTTTGCTTCCCTTACCAAAAGGGAGAAGGAAATTTTACGGTTGATGGCACTCGGATTAAGCGCCAGTGAAATTGCAGAAGAGGTACACATCTCCGAAAAAACAGCGGTAACACACCGTCGTAATATCAAAAGTAAAATCGGCGCGCAGTCGGGTTACGATCTCACCAGTTTTGCACAGGCATTCGACCTGATTTGATGCCCCCTTGTGCTGTTTTATCAGCATACGCATGTATCTTTATACCAACTGAAAAGTGGTATAAAATGGATGAACATAAAAGCCTGGTATATCATAATGGAACAATGGATTCTTCCGTCTGGTATTGTGATGATATCAAGATAGGACACGCTATATCCAGGTTCAACGAATTGTTTAGTTTCCCGGCCAGCAGTCCTACAGACGTTGTCCGGCTGCACTTTGGATTAAAGGGAGATTATATTTTTACGTATAAGCAGCTTAACCGGTCATTTGATCTTATTGGCGGACATCACAACATCATGTACTCGAATGGGTTTGATATTGTGATCGAGAATAAAACGCTGGAAGTGGAAACGTTCGGTATCCAGTTTCCGAAAGCACTTTTTATCAACTTCACGCAAAACGCCAACGATCAGCTGAAGCGGTTCTCCGAGCATATTATCAACGACACGCCCGCTATCCTTTCTGAAAAATGGGGCGCCGTGGACACGGCCATCCACCAGGTAATTTTGCAGATCATCCATTGCAAATATGCCGGTGATTTCAAGAAATTATTCCTGCTTTCCAAAAGTATAGAACTGCTGGTCATATCAGCAGAATCCTGTCAGGCAGCAGCCAGTAAGGAAGATCATTTCCTGAAGAATAAAACGGATAAGGAAAAGATCATGGCTGTCAGGGATCTGCTGAACGAAAGATTGGACTGCCCTCCCAGCCTCTCTGAAATTGCCAGGACCGTAGGTCTGAATGAGTATAAACTTAAACGCGGATTTAAAGAGAAATTCAATAACACTGTTTTTGGTTATCTCACAGACCAGCGGTTACAACTGGCGCACCAGTACCTGCGCGATACAGAAAAAACGGCCGCCGAAATATCCTTTGAGCTGGGCTATGCCACGCCGCAGCATTTCAATAATGCGTTTAAGAAGAAATTCGGTTTCACACCCTTTTCTGTTAGAAATAATCCGTAAAGCGCAATCCGGTTGATGCCGCATCACCTATTTTTGTGCCGTAACCCGGTAAGGGAAGACATCTATCTTACTTAAAATATCAAAAAATGAGCACCCCGTTATTTGTAAAAAGCAGTATCACTATTCATGCACCGGCTTCTAAAGTCTGGGATGCTTTGGTAAATCCGGAACAGACAAAGAAGTATATGTTCGGATGCGAAACCGTATCTGACTGGAAAAAGGGCAGCACCCTGCTCTGGAAACTGATGCATGAAGGGAAGGAACTGGTAGCCGTAAAAGGCACCATCGAAGCAATCACACCAAACAAGCTGTTGGTATATACCACCATCGATCCCAATTCGGCTATTGACGACACTTCTGAAAACTACCTGCACGTAACCTATGATTTATCGGAGGAGAACGGGCACACTATTTTAAATGTCAGCCAGGGCGACTATACCCGCGTTGCGGAAGGAGAAAAAAGGTACCGGGAAGCCGTTGATGGCGGTGGCTGGGACCCGATACTGGTGAAGATTAAAGCATTGGTAGACCAGGATTAGATAGATTAGCGGGATTTGCAGGATGGGTGCACAAGATTGAAGCGAAGATGAACTGAGCGGATAATGTAATGTCATTCGTTTCAATCTTCTTCGCTTCAATCTTGTGCACCCATCCTGCAAATCCCGCTAATCTATCTAATCCTGGTCTTACCAGAATACAGTATACAACGCCGTTAATATACCAATGATAATAATAGACCCCACTACAAACCCAGGGTTTGTACGGAACATGGAAGTATCTACTTCTATAATATGGTCATCATCTTTTTTGAATGGTTTGCTTAAGCTCATAATGATCATTATTATTACGATCAGCACAAAGGTGATGGACATCCTGTCGAGGAAAGGATAGTCCGGGAAGGCGCCATTGGTCCATACAGGCAGGAATTTCAGGATCGTTGAAAGAGGAATGGTAAGTAAGGCACCTGTGAGTGCGGCGGCGGCTGTGGTGCGTTTCCAGAAGAATCCCAGCAGGAAGATAGCCAGTACCCCCGGAGAGATAAAGCCCACATACTCCTGGATGAACTGGTAAGCCTGGTCGAGTGATCGCAGTGAAGGCGTTACGATGGCTGCCAAAAGCATGGAAACAATAACGGCCCATCTCCCCACGTGGACCAGCTGCTGTTCTGATGCGTCTTTATTAAAAAATTTCCGGTAGATATCGAGTGAGAAGATCGTGGAGATGCTATTGGCCTTTCCAGCCAGCGATGCCACGATAGCAGCGGTGAGTGCTGCAAATGCCACTCCTTTTAAGCCGGCAGGCAGCAGGTTCATCAGGGTGGGATAGGCATGATCGGGTTTGATCACACCCGAAGCATCTGTCATTTCCTGTTGGAACATGCCGTTGTTGTGCAACACATACATCACGATACCGGGTAATACTGCTATTACAGGAACCAGCAACTTCAGGAAGGCGGCAAACAGGATACCCCGGCGTGCTGTTTTGAGATCGGCTCCCAGCGCCCGTTGTGTGATATATTGGTTGCATCCCCAGTAAGCCAGGTTATTGATCCACATACCTCCTATCAGCACGGATAGTCCGGGCAGGTCTTTATAATAAGGATTGCTTTTGTCAAAGATCATATGGAAGTGACTGGGCGCTTCTTTCCGCAACACGGATAATCCTTTCAGGATATTGCCATCATACCCGAATTTTTCTGATAATAATGACAGGGCGAGATAAGTGGTGACGAGTCCGCCGATGATGAGCACCAGCACCTGTACCACGTCTGTATAACCGATTACCTTCATGCCTCCCAGTGTTACCACTACGGAGAATACGCACAGTCCCACAATACACCATTCAAAAGGAATGGTGGAAATAGATGCAATGGCCAGGGCGCCCAGGTAAATAATAGAAGTAAGATTTACAAAAACATATACCAGCAGCCAGAACACCGCCATTACGGTACTAACCTTGTCGTTATACCTTTTCGCCAGGAACTGCGGCATGGTATAGATCTTGTTTTTCAGGTATACCGGGATAAAAAATATGGCAACGATAATCAAGGTAGCTGCCGCCATCCATTCATAGGTGGAGATGGCGAGCCCCAAAGCAAAGCCGGAGCCGGACATTCCTATAAAGTGTTCTGCAGAAATATTGGAAGCAATCAGTGAAGCGCCAATGGCCCACCACGTGAGCGAACCTTCTGCCAGGAAGAAATCTTTTGAACTGGCAGCTGCTGATTTCTTTTTATGGTAAACATAATATCCGTAGGCAGCAATGGCGATAAAATAGATGAAAAAGACGATGTAATCAGCTAATTGCAGCTTATTCATGTGGTGGATGTAAGTTGGATAACGTGGTTGATATTCGTATCTATAAGGTACACTTTTTTCCGTGGCCCCCCAAGGGGGGCTTATACGGATCTGTTCATCAGCAATAAAAATATGGCTTCCGGATAGTTAGAACTTTAAGGTACCAGGCAAATATTTGGCAACAAGGTCTTCGTAATAAGGACGCAGTTTGGTCCAATCCGGTGGTTCCGGATTTTTTGAGTACAGATCGTATGGGTTAAATAGTTTTACCCATTTCAACATGTCCCGGTCGTGGTCATCCAGCAGGTAATCGTAAGCTCCTTCGCGGTGCCAGGCATAAAAAGAGTGATACCGCAGCATGTAGAGTCCTGATTCCGGTAAATGGTCTTTCATCATCTGGTACACGTATTCATCGTGTCCCCAGGAAAGGTTTACATTCCGCAAACCGCAATTGGGTTTGTAGATACCGGTACCTGTTTGATAGGCTGGATTGTTATAGTCGGGATTGTTTTTGAAATATTCTGGATATACAATTTTATCTGAATAGGGGCATCCCACGGGGAAAGTGTCGCCCACCACCGCCCATTGGGCTTCTCCGAACAAGCACAGTACCTTGCCCATGTCATGCATCAGACCGGTGAGCACCATCCAGTCGGGATGTCCGTCTGCGCGGATAGCTTCGGCTGTTTGTAACAGGTGTTGGAATTGATCCAGGTCTGTATCGGGATCGGAATCATCTACCAGCTGATTGAGGAAATTAAAAGCCTCCCATACCGGCATTTCTTTCCTGTTGAACGACAGGAATTCGGCTCTCTTTTGTTGTACAAAATCGTATGTCTGGTAGGTATGGTTCAGCCGGTAAAACTCGCGGACAGTATCTCTTTCCGGGTTATCATAATTCCGGTATTCGTCGGTAGCTTTGGATGTAGCAATACTTTCAGGTGTTGGATAACGCTGTAGTACGGCGTCTTCCCACTCATCGAGACTTGTTAACGGATTTACTTCTTTATCCGTAAATGTATTTGGAACAGTACCCATGGCAAGCTATTTAGTAGTTGACTTAAATTTCGGCTATTTTGAAGGATTTTTTGCATATTGGCAGCGATTTATTTACGAAACCGGTTTCGTAAACAGGCAGATTAGCAATCGGAAAACATCTCTTTAAAAAAATGACGGATACAGATTAGCCGACCCATGAAGAAGGTAAATATAAAAGCACTGGCGCAGGAACTGGAACTATCTCTTTCCACGGTATCAAAGGCGTTGCGTGACAGTCATGAAATCAGCAGGGAAACCAAGCAGCGGGTACAGGAACTGGCTGCCAGGCTGAATTATACGCCCAATGCTTATGCCAGTAGTTTGCGTGGCAGGAAGAGTAAAAATATTGCGGTCATCATACCGGAGGTGGCAGACAGTTTTTTTTCGATTGCTATTAATGGCATTGAGGCGGCGGTGAAGGAGAAAGGCTATCATGTACTCATCTACCTCACGCATGAGAGTTTTATCCGTGAACAGGCTATTTTAAAGGAATTTCAGAGTGGCCGGGTAGATGGTGTGCTGATCTCTGTTTCAAGAGAAACCACCACCGGGGAGCATATCAATGAACTCATCGCCAGAGAGGTGCCTGTCGTATTTTTTGACCGGGTACTCGAAGAAGTGGCTGCTGCAAAAATTGTGACCGATGATTTCGAAAGCGGATACAATGCCACGAAACACCTGATTGATAACGGCAGTAAACGCATTGCTTACCTGGGCATCTCAAAAAGTTTATCCATCAGCAACAACCGGATGGAAGGATATAAAAAAGCGTTGAAAGATCATGGATTGAAATCGCCGGGTAGTGATATTATTTTATGTACCACCGATCAGGACTATAACTATAAAGCCGTTAAAAAACTGTTGCAGCAAAAGAAAAGACCGGATGGTATTGTTGCTTCTGTAGAGAAGTTAACAACCACTGTGTACCAGGTTTGTCAGGCCCTGGCCCTCACTATTCCACAAGCAGTAAAGGTGGTTTGTTTCTCCAATCTTGAAATAGCAACAATCCTGCATCCTTCCCTGACAACGATTACGCAACCGGCTTTTGAAATGGGCCATGCAGCGGCAGGTGTTCTTTTACAATTACTGGAAAAGAAGAAAGGAACGCCTGAAAAGACGCGCATCGTTATTCCGTCGGCACTGATCGTGAGGGGGTCTAGTAAACAATAACGGGTAGCTATCCATATATTAATTTATTAATAGCAAAATAAGGTGAAGGGAAAGTGAATAGTATTTTCCCTATTTTCACCCATGAACAAACTTTTACCTGACCTTGCCAGAGCACCTGCCTGATAATGAACCGGATCTGTTGCGACGTATCGCGGCCGGAGATGAGCGTGCTTTTAATTACATATATAATTTTTATAGCGGCACTGTATTTAATACAGTCATGACTTATGTAAAAGATAAGCTGGAAGCAGAAGAGATCCTGCAACAGATATTTGTAAAGTTCTGGGAAAGAAGGGCCACCCTTGCGGGTGTGCGAAGTCTACGCGATTATTTTTTTATCTCCGCCCGCAATGCCGTATTCAATCACTTTAACAGGCTTTCCAAAAATGCCAGGCTGGTCAACAACGTAAAAGATAACCTGACAACGGTGGTGAATAATACAGATCACCGGGTCAGGGAAAAAGAATATAACCAACTGCTGGAAAACGCCATCAGACAACTTCCGCCACAACAAAAGCAGGTATACCTGCTGGCAGACCGCCAGGACTTCAGCAATGAAGAAATAGCCACACAAATGGGCTTATCGAGACTTACAGTCAAGAAACACCTGGAGCTGGCGCGTAAATTTGTAAGAAACCATATCAATAATCATCTCC
The Chitinophaga sp. MM2321 DNA segment above includes these coding regions:
- a CDS encoding glycosidase, yielding MNFEKRKKVLQQAHEELAERLNLMETPGNGIYDRYTYPVLTAAHTPLCWRYDFRQQHNPFLMERFGINGIFNAGAIRLNGKYMLVARVEGADRKSFFAVAESENGIDNFRFHERPVTMPETADPDTNIYDMRVVQHEDGWIYGLFCTERRDPAASAADQSAAVAQCGIARTRDLVKWERLPDLQTPSAQQRNVVLHPEFVNGKYAFYTRPQDGFINTGSGGGIGFGLADSMEAAVVKTENVIDGKVYHTVYEAKNGLGPAPVKTAKGWLHLAHGVRNTAAGLRYVLYLFMTDLHDITKVIYKPAGYFMAPEGDERVGDVSNVLFSNGWIADEDGRVFIYYASSDTRMHVATTTIDRLVDYIINTAPDGGRSATSVQEINRIIGNNNTL
- a CDS encoding LuxR C-terminal-related transcriptional regulator, encoding MSMYSLLSDPVGLEGKLKALQAIDGELPAVVIVMNVEKDFVEYMSPRGLEQLNISLDALKAMGHGYYDTYFNPHDVADYLPKITAMLGSPIDKEVIVTFFQQVRLSPERDWVWHLGTTRVFMRNDAGIPTHVITCAVPIDPLHHVTSKVNRLLEENNFLRRNQHIFASLTKREKEILRLMALGLSASEIAEEVHISEKTAVTHRRNIKSKIGAQSGYDLTSFAQAFDLI
- a CDS encoding AraC family transcriptional regulator; amino-acid sequence: MDEHKSLVYHNGTMDSSVWYCDDIKIGHAISRFNELFSFPASSPTDVVRLHFGLKGDYIFTYKQLNRSFDLIGGHHNIMYSNGFDIVIENKTLEVETFGIQFPKALFINFTQNANDQLKRFSEHIINDTPAILSEKWGAVDTAIHQVILQIIHCKYAGDFKKLFLLSKSIELLVISAESCQAAASKEDHFLKNKTDKEKIMAVRDLLNERLDCPPSLSEIARTVGLNEYKLKRGFKEKFNNTVFGYLTDQRLQLAHQYLRDTEKTAAEISFELGYATPQHFNNAFKKKFGFTPFSVRNNP
- a CDS encoding SRPBCC domain-containing protein, whose translation is MSTPLFVKSSITIHAPASKVWDALVNPEQTKKYMFGCETVSDWKKGSTLLWKLMHEGKELVAVKGTIEAITPNKLLVYTTIDPNSAIDDTSENYLHVTYDLSEENGHTILNVSQGDYTRVAEGEKRYREAVDGGGWDPILVKIKALVDQD
- a CDS encoding sodium/sugar symporter, with translation MNKLQLADYIVFFIYFIAIAAYGYYVYHKKKSAAASSKDFFLAEGSLTWWAIGASLIASNISAEHFIGMSGSGFALGLAISTYEWMAAATLIIVAIFFIPVYLKNKIYTMPQFLAKRYNDKVSTVMAVFWLLVYVFVNLTSIIYLGALAIASISTIPFEWCIVGLCVFSVVVTLGGMKVIGYTDVVQVLVLIIGGLVTTYLALSLLSEKFGYDGNILKGLSVLRKEAPSHFHMIFDKSNPYYKDLPGLSVLIGGMWINNLAYWGCNQYITQRALGADLKTARRGILFAAFLKLLVPVIAVLPGIVMYVLHNNGMFQQEMTDASGVIKPDHAYPTLMNLLPAGLKGVAFAALTAAIVASLAGKANSISTIFSLDIYRKFFNKDASEQQLVHVGRWAVIVSMLLAAIVTPSLRSLDQAYQFIQEYVGFISPGVLAIFLLGFFWKRTTAAAALTGALLTIPLSTILKFLPVWTNGAFPDYPFLDRMSITFVLIVIIMIIMSLSKPFKKDDDHIIEVDTSMFRTNPGFVVGSIIIIGILTALYTVFW
- a CDS encoding inositol oxygenase family protein, with the protein product MGTVPNTFTDKEVNPLTSLDEWEDAVLQRYPTPESIATSKATDEYRNYDNPERDTVREFYRLNHTYQTYDFVQQKRAEFLSFNRKEMPVWEAFNFLNQLVDDSDPDTDLDQFQHLLQTAEAIRADGHPDWMVLTGLMHDMGKVLCLFGEAQWAVVGDTFPVGCPYSDKIVYPEYFKNNPDYNNPAYQTGTGIYKPNCGLRNVNLSWGHDEYVYQMMKDHLPESGLYMLRYHSFYAWHREGAYDYLLDDHDRDMLKWVKLFNPYDLYSKNPEPPDWTKLRPYYEDLVAKYLPGTLKF
- a CDS encoding LacI family DNA-binding transcriptional regulator, whose protein sequence is MKKVNIKALAQELELSLSTVSKALRDSHEISRETKQRVQELAARLNYTPNAYASSLRGRKSKNIAVIIPEVADSFFSIAINGIEAAVKEKGYHVLIYLTHESFIREQAILKEFQSGRVDGVLISVSRETTTGEHINELIAREVPVVFFDRVLEEVAAAKIVTDDFESGYNATKHLIDNGSKRIAYLGISKSLSISNNRMEGYKKALKDHGLKSPGSDIILCTTDQDYNYKAVKKLLQQKKRPDGIVASVEKLTTTVYQVCQALALTIPQAVKVVCFSNLEIATILHPSLTTITQPAFEMGHAAAGVLLQLLEKKKGTPEKTRIVIPSALIVRGSSKQ
- a CDS encoding sigma-70 family RNA polymerase sigma factor: MPEHLPDNEPDLLRRIAAGDERAFNYIYNFYSGTVFNTVMTYVKDKLEAEEILQQIFVKFWERRATLAGVRSLRDYFFISARNAVFNHFNRLSKNARLVNNVKDNLTTVVNNTDHRVREKEYNQLLENAIRQLPPQQKQVYLLADRQDFSNEEIATQMGLSRLTVKKHLELARKFVRNHINNHLQGYTPLLLLVLSLATLSPAILFFRNIHTKHLLQLF